ACGTCGGTACCCGTTTCCGCCTCGGTCTGTGCGACCAGTCGGATGTAGGGGTCGAAATCGCCTTGCAGGGTGATAATACCCTCGGACAGATCGAACCGCTGCTGGAGGATGTCGAGGCGCCCACGGATCAGGCTGAATTGGCCCGACGGGATGACCTGATTGGTCGTGCCGCTGATCTGAACGCTACCGCCAAGCTCGGCATCTAGGCCGCGACCACGGATGAATACGCGAGACGGCGCATTGATCGTCAGGTTCAGCGGATAGGCCACGCGGGTGCCGCCGCTCGTGGTGCCGCTGCTGGATGCATTGGCAGCGCCGGCACGGCTGAGCGTCGCGCTCACATCGGCAGGAGTGTTCAGGTGGATTACCTCCGGCAAGGAGCCGAGGCTACCCACGGTGGAGGAGGGCACGCGCACCTCGGTCCGGCCGAGGTTGACGACACCGCCGATGACAGCACCGCCCGTGAGGCCACCGTTCAGTGTGACTTGGCCCGACGCGGTGGTTTCATAGAGCAGCGGGTCACGAAGAACGATCTCTTGCAGTCCGATGTTGAGGTTGGCGGGGTAGTTGCCCGACAGACCGACACGGCCACCCACGCTGATCTGTCCACCCTGACCGGATTGGCCATTCAGTGTGATATCAGCCGAGCCGCCGCCCAGCGTGACGCGGGCGTTGATGCTGTTGAGCGATTGGCCCAGCGTCGGCGCCGATAGAGCGGCGTTCGTCGTGGTGATGGTCCCGCTGACCGAATTCAGCGTGGCAGGGCCGTTGATGCGCAGGTTGAAGTTCGCCAGACCACTCAGACGGCGAGGTTCGAGCAGGCCATTGATCAGACCGAGCGGCGCGCTGCCATCAACATCGAGGTTCAGATTGCCGCTGGTCGAGGCAGTGCCTGCGATATCGGCTTGCGTACCGCCAGGGCCGGTCGCCGAAACGTCAATGTTCCAGTTGTCGCCTTGCTGGCGGGCGGTGCCGTTGGCGGTAAGTGGGCCACGAAATTCTGACGTGAACATGCCGATGTCGGCCAGACGCAGTTCGAAGTCTGCTGCCGATTGACCGTCGGTGTTGTCCAGATCGCCCGTCAGCGAAATGTTCGGGAAGCTCAGATCGAGGCCGCGCACGCCGAACTGGTTGCCTTCGCGGGTGATCTGGCCCGACAGGCGACCAGTGCCAGCAAGTAGTTGGTCTACCTGAGTATTCCCGATGCCGAGGCTGTTTGCGGTCGATGTCAGGTCGATCACGAACTCCGACGCATCGCGGGTCGCCTGACCGTTGATACGCGCATCAAGTGCGCCGCGCAGCGACTGGCCGGTGAGGCCCGCAAATTGGCTGAGATCGGTGAGGTGCAGGTCGCCATTGATGGTGCCAAGACCCTCTTGCGGCAGGGACAGGGTCACGGTGATCAGGTCTTCAGCACGCGCGATCGACGCGTCACCGCTCACGCGGCCTTCGGCATCGAGGCTACCGCGCGCGTTAATTGCGAGGCGGTCGCTTGCACCGGGGAAGACGTTTTCGGCATCCGTCTCAACATCGACAGCCGCCGTCAGGATCGCGTCGGTATAGCTCAGGTCGCCAGTGAGCAAGGTTTCGGGTGTCTCGATCCGCAGGTCTTCGACACGAGTGCCTTCCTCGTCGCGGATCAGGTGCACGTCGACGGTGCCGTCACCGGCGATGAGGTTGTCGACTTGCTCGATTCCCACGGTAAGGTCGGTTGTCGCCGCATCAACCGTGAGGTCGGCTGCGCTCGACAGGATGTCGATGGTGCCGGACACCTGCATATCCGCCGAGCCGCCAAGGCCGGGCAAATTGGCGAGCGTTGCAAAGCGTCCCAGACCTTGCACGGAAAGGGTCAGATCGGGCGTCACGCGAACTTCGTTTTCCAGCGTCTCGATCGTCGCGGTCAGGTCGCCGTCGATGCCAGAGCCGTTGAGGGTGAATTTGCGCACGTTGATCGGCTGCCCTTCGGCATAGTCGATGCCAAGCTCACCACTGAGGCGGGAGCCGAGTGCCTGCGCCGTGCCGATATCGTCAAGTTCGATACCATTGGCGGCATAGTTCAG
Above is a window of Marivivens aquimaris DNA encoding:
- a CDS encoding translocation/assembly module TamB domain-containing protein; the encoded protein is MRKLLITAVACMPVTAWAQDEEQQTADRGLIAGFIQDQLSSAGRSVQIYGFEGALSSRATIDRLTIGDDEGIWLDAQDLVLDWDRSALLGGEIDISELTAGRIEIIRAPQTEAAPPEPTAQPFALPELPVSIKVDQFEIGELDLGETLLGEPVQMNISGQASLSGGEGSANFAASRTDDKQGEFLIDAAYSNATRELDLTMRLEEGPEGLAATTIGLPGEPAVLLELQGSGPISDYAANLTIATDGVERLSGDVVLATEQPAEGSTEAATQTFRLDVGGDVTALFMPQYRDFFGENIELIAEGRKDPDGRVILSDLNLDAQSLDLTGDLAIGADGWPERFRLSGTMQSPDGSPVILPISGPQTEIDNAILDISFDQNAGEAWTANIRANGFRRPGLSLPELELSGGGTISREDGSVTVDLNYAANGIELDDIGTAQALGSRLSGELGIDYAEGQPINVRKFTLNGSGIDGDLTATIETLENEVRVTPDLTLSVQGLGRFATLANLPGLGGSADMQVSGTIDILSSAADLTVDAATTDLTVGIEQVDNLIAGDGTVDVHLIRDEEGTRVEDLRIETPETLLTGDLSYTDAILTAAVDVETDAENVFPGASDRLAINARGSLDAEGRVSGDASIARAEDLITVTLSLPQEGLGTINGDLHLTDLSQFAGLTGQSLRGALDARINGQATRDASEFVIDLTSTANSLGIGNTQVDQLLAGTGRLSGQITREGNQFGVRGLDLSFPNISLTGDLDNTDGQSAADFELRLADIGMFTSEFRGPLTANGTARQQGDNWNIDVSATGPGGTQADIAGTASTSGNLNLDVDGSAPLGLINGLLEPRRLSGLANFNLRINGPATLNSVSGTITTTNAALSAPTLGQSLNSINARVTLGGGSADITLNGQSGQGGQISVGGRVGLSGNYPANLNIGLQEIVLRDPLLYETTASGQVTLNGGLTGGAVIGGVVNLGRTEVRVPSSTVGSLGSLPEVIHLNTPADVSATLSRAGAANASSSGTTSGGTRVAYPLNLTINAPSRVFIRGRGLDAELGGSVQISGTTNQVIPSGQFSLIRGRLDILQQRFDLSEGIITLQGDFDPYIRLVAQTEAETGTDVSIIIAGPVSDPSVTFESSPELPQDEVLSQLIFGRDLSSISPLQAVQLAAAVGTLAGRGDGGFINDFRMNAGLDDLDITTDDAGNAAVRAGKYLSENVYTDVTVSADGTSEINLNLDVTNDITAKGSFGSDGETSIGIYYERDY